One window from the genome of Pseudomonas sp. L5B5 encodes:
- a CDS encoding LysR substrate-binding domain-containing protein translates to MRYPSITALRALDAVARLGSVTAAAEQLSLTRSAISHQIISLEQGLGFALTERVGRGIGLTYQGQCYAREVRRILADIQDAGRLFDGPAVSGKLRISCNPGFASFWLCNHINGFLRQYPQVQLQVVSPRSQEDTSDPEADLFIAYGIGDWPGLLVEQIVTLRFSPVCSPRLINSIGGLKTAHDLKDFPLIHMSDTSDWRVWLAAAGASRVDADSGITFSDAHCAQSACIAAQGVAIGDNLLSGDALARGLLVRPFDIAINARRGYFLVIDPAKAERPVVQAFGAWLKNQLQTSAQGIIDHLPNEP, encoded by the coding sequence ATGCGATATCCCTCGATCACCGCCTTGCGCGCCCTCGACGCGGTCGCCCGGCTGGGCAGCGTGACCGCTGCGGCCGAGCAACTGAGCCTGACCCGCAGCGCCATCAGCCACCAGATCATCAGCCTGGAGCAGGGCCTGGGTTTCGCCCTGACCGAACGGGTCGGACGCGGCATCGGCCTGACCTACCAGGGCCAGTGCTATGCCCGCGAAGTGCGGCGCATCCTCGCTGATATCCAGGATGCCGGCCGGTTGTTCGATGGCCCGGCGGTGTCCGGCAAATTGCGCATCAGTTGCAACCCCGGATTCGCCAGCTTCTGGCTGTGCAACCACATCAACGGGTTCCTGCGCCAATATCCCCAGGTCCAGTTGCAGGTGGTCAGTCCTCGCTCCCAGGAGGACACCAGCGACCCCGAGGCCGACCTGTTCATCGCCTACGGCATCGGCGACTGGCCGGGGCTGCTGGTGGAGCAGATCGTCACCCTGCGCTTCTCGCCGGTATGCAGCCCGCGCCTGATCAACAGCATCGGTGGCCTGAAGACCGCACACGATCTCAAGGACTTCCCGCTGATCCACATGAGCGACACCAGCGACTGGCGGGTCTGGCTGGCCGCCGCCGGGGCCAGCCGGGTAGACGCCGACAGCGGCATCACCTTCTCCGATGCCCACTGTGCCCAGTCGGCGTGCATCGCTGCCCAGGGCGTGGCCATCGGCGACAACCTGCTCAGCGGCGATGCCCTGGCCCGGGGCCTGCTGGTGCGCCCATTCGACATCGCCATCAACGCCCGGCGCGGCTACTTCCTGGTGATTGATCCGGCCAAGGCCGAACGGCCGGTGGTCCAGGCCTTCGGCGCCTGGCTGAAGAACCAGCTGCAGACCAGCGCCCAGGGCATCATCGACCATCTGCCGAACGAGCCCTGA
- a CDS encoding ABC transporter ATP-binding protein, giving the protein MSSSPSTQLSAQGISQYYGSFTALDGIDLDVRQGEFLTLLGPSGSGKTTLLMILAGFLSPSAGKLMERGVDISRRPAEKRNYGMVFQGYALFPHMSVADNVAYPLRIRGVKADERQRRVKHILEVVGLGAHLHKKPSELSGGQQQRVAIARALVFEPEMLLLDEPLSALDKNLREQLQAELQRIHRQVGTSFVFVTHDQGEALALSTRIAIFNQGRLAQIDSPQEIYDRPRNRFVAEFLGKMNLFPLQGISRSGNQASGRCADTALHAALPGVLSSQPQLLAVRPEHMTLHTERPLPGEHNVLPAHMGERVYQGSSTHLALNISPELAPVNLSVPGDHPGARLPSGTPVWLSWPVRHSFLLEA; this is encoded by the coding sequence GTGTCCAGCAGTCCTTCGACTCAACTCAGCGCCCAGGGAATCAGCCAGTACTACGGCAGCTTCACCGCCCTGGATGGCATTGACCTCGACGTTCGCCAAGGCGAATTCCTCACCCTCCTGGGCCCCTCCGGGTCCGGCAAGACCACCCTGCTGATGATCCTCGCAGGCTTCCTTTCCCCCAGCGCCGGCAAGCTCATGGAACGTGGCGTCGACATCAGCCGGCGCCCCGCGGAAAAGCGCAACTACGGCATGGTGTTCCAGGGCTATGCACTGTTTCCGCACATGAGCGTGGCCGACAACGTCGCCTATCCGCTGCGCATCCGCGGGGTGAAGGCCGACGAGCGCCAGCGCCGGGTCAAGCACATCCTCGAAGTCGTGGGCCTGGGCGCCCACCTGCACAAGAAACCCTCCGAGCTTTCCGGCGGCCAGCAGCAACGGGTGGCCATTGCCCGGGCCCTGGTGTTCGAGCCAGAGATGCTGCTGCTCGACGAACCGCTCTCGGCCCTGGACAAGAACCTGCGCGAACAGCTGCAGGCCGAACTGCAGCGCATCCACCGCCAGGTCGGCACCAGCTTCGTGTTCGTCACCCACGACCAGGGCGAAGCCCTGGCCCTGTCGACCCGCATCGCCATCTTCAACCAGGGCCGCCTGGCGCAGATCGACTCCCCGCAAGAGATCTACGATCGGCCACGCAACCGCTTCGTCGCCGAATTCCTCGGCAAGATGAACCTGTTCCCCCTGCAGGGCATTTCCCGCAGCGGCAACCAGGCCAGCGGCCGTTGCGCCGACACCGCGCTGCACGCTGCGCTACCCGGTGTGTTGAGCAGCCAGCCGCAACTGCTGGCGGTGCGCCCCGAGCACATGACGCTGCATACCGAACGCCCGCTGCCGGGCGAGCACAACGTGCTGCCGGCGCACATGGGCGAGCGGGTCTACCAGGGTTCCAGCACCCATCTGGCCCTGAACATCAGCCCGGAACTGGCGCCGGTGAACCTTTCGGTGCCCGGCGACCATCCCGGCGCCCGCTTGCCCAGCGGCACCCCGGTCTGGCTGAGCTGGCCGGTGCGCCACAGCTTCCTGCTGGAAGCCTGA
- a CDS encoding ABC transporter substrate-binding protein translates to MSQHHQRDCIEILIEKARGGQVSRRTFVQAMGLLAAVPLALRSGISWSADKPLVLVNWGGDALNAFRTAWTDSFTKSTGIPVRIDGTGPTEGAIRSQLASGRPSWDVVDVDSYSAMTLGRDKVLQPLDYSVVQRDLVAPALSHEHGIAGYLFSYVLAWDSQKFGDSGPRNWADFWDVEKFPGKRTLYKWMNGMLEAALLADGVAAEQLYPLDVPRALRKIDELKPHVLSFWGSGAESQQLMIEGEASMGAIWHTRATLLHEDSDGRIQWGFDNAFLNASSWGVLRDNPAGAAPAMQFIQHALQPAGQLKLFETLGNGPSNAATQQLMSAEQREINCASEANMKKQIFLDTQWYADHYSSTLEQYLTHLSK, encoded by the coding sequence ATGAGCCAGCACCATCAGCGCGACTGCATTGAAATCCTCATCGAAAAAGCCCGCGGCGGGCAAGTCAGCCGCCGCACCTTCGTCCAGGCCATGGGCCTGCTGGCGGCCGTGCCCCTGGCCTTGCGCAGCGGCATCAGCTGGTCGGCGGACAAGCCCCTGGTGCTGGTCAACTGGGGCGGCGATGCACTGAACGCGTTTCGCACAGCCTGGACCGACAGCTTCACCAAGAGCACCGGCATCCCGGTGCGCATCGATGGCACCGGCCCCACCGAAGGGGCCATCCGTTCGCAGCTGGCCAGCGGCCGGCCCAGCTGGGACGTGGTGGATGTGGACAGCTATAGCGCCATGACCCTGGGCCGCGACAAGGTCCTGCAGCCCCTGGACTACAGCGTGGTGCAACGGGACCTGGTGGCACCGGCGTTGTCCCATGAACATGGGATTGCCGGTTACCTGTTCAGCTATGTACTGGCCTGGGACAGCCAGAAGTTCGGTGACAGCGGCCCCAGGAACTGGGCAGATTTCTGGGACGTGGAGAAATTCCCCGGCAAGCGCACCCTCTACAAGTGGATGAACGGCATGCTCGAAGCCGCCCTGCTGGCCGATGGCGTGGCGGCCGAACAACTGTACCCGCTGGACGTGCCCCGGGCCCTGCGCAAGATCGACGAACTCAAGCCCCATGTCCTGTCGTTCTGGGGGTCGGGCGCCGAAAGCCAGCAGTTGATGATCGAAGGCGAAGCCAGCATGGGCGCCATCTGGCACACCCGCGCCACCCTGCTCCATGAAGACAGCGATGGACGCATCCAGTGGGGCTTCGACAACGCATTCCTCAATGCCAGCAGTTGGGGTGTGCTGCGCGACAATCCGGCCGGAGCCGCCCCAGCCATGCAGTTCATCCAGCATGCCCTGCAGCCGGCCGGCCAGTTGAAGTTATTCGAGACCCTGGGCAACGGCCCGTCCAATGCCGCGACCCAGCAACTGATGAGCGCCGAGCAGCGGGAGATCAACTGCGCCTCCGAAGCCAACATGAAAAAGCAGATTTTCCTCGATACCCAGTGGTACGCCGATCACTACTCCAGCACCCTGGAGCAGTACCTCACCCACCTGTCCAAGTGA
- a CDS encoding ABC transporter permease — translation MSATQTARLERSLLLVPLPLLLVLFYLLPFVGVVSWSFTLPEPGIEQYQRIATDPAIHDMLLRTLRLCLTVSLLALAIGYLLAYCWVFSPPFWQRMVEICVFIPFWISVLVRAFGWLIALRSNGVVNDSLLSLGWIDHPLQLTRNELGVVIGMLHFMIPYALFPLLSSMRQLDQRVLLASRGLGAGALRTFWQVLLPQTLPGLLGAFIMVFVFCLGFFITPVLLGGGQTVMIAEYVFLQMFQTSNWGLGAALSLVLLALVSALIWLLMRITRVNRLVG, via the coding sequence ATGAGTGCGACCCAAACCGCGCGCCTGGAACGCAGCCTGCTGCTGGTGCCCCTGCCGCTGTTGCTGGTGCTGTTCTACCTGCTGCCGTTCGTGGGCGTGGTGAGCTGGAGCTTCACCCTGCCCGAGCCCGGCATCGAGCAGTACCAGCGCATCGCCACGGACCCGGCGATCCACGACATGCTGCTGCGCACCCTGCGCCTGTGCCTGACCGTCAGCCTGCTGGCCCTGGCGATCGGCTACCTGCTGGCCTACTGCTGGGTGTTCAGCCCGCCGTTCTGGCAGCGCATGGTGGAAATCTGCGTGTTCATCCCGTTCTGGATCTCGGTGCTGGTCCGCGCCTTCGGCTGGCTGATCGCCCTGCGCAGCAATGGCGTGGTCAACGACAGCCTGCTGTCCCTGGGCTGGATCGATCATCCCCTGCAACTGACCCGCAACGAGCTGGGGGTGGTGATCGGCATGCTCCACTTCATGATCCCCTACGCCCTGTTTCCGCTGCTGTCGAGCATGCGCCAGCTTGACCAGCGCGTGCTGCTGGCTTCCCGCGGGCTAGGCGCCGGGGCCTTGCGAACCTTCTGGCAGGTGCTGCTGCCGCAGACCCTGCCGGGGCTGCTGGGGGCCTTCATCATGGTCTTCGTGTTCTGCCTGGGCTTCTTCATTACCCCTGTGCTGCTGGGCGGCGGGCAGACGGTGATGATCGCCGAGTACGTGTTCCTGCAGATGTTCCAGACCAGCAACTGGGGGCTGGGCGCGGCCCTGAGCCTGGTGCTGCTGGCCCTGGTCAGCGCGCTGATCTGGCTGCTGATGCGCATTACCCGTGTCAATCGACTGGTGGGTTGA
- a CDS encoding ABC transporter permease, translating into MNTHRTALSTRLIAVIAMAFMLFPLLTVIPVSFTAKRYLSMPEGNWSLRHYEALLSNPDWLSSIGQSLVIATATSLIATLLAVSFSLGIWYLRSRLATLLIGLVLLPMAIPPVISALVLYFMETRLGQIAPGWGYDSLPGVVIAHVVMVVPYGVVTMLVALSQVDRRIELASRNLGASLMQTTFLMILPNLKLGIFSTALLGFALSWEEVAVTLFITSVDVNTLPRRIWSGLRDNVDPSVAAISVLLISLTLLVLVGRLALQYYAQRRARS; encoded by the coding sequence ATGAATACACATCGCACTGCCCTGAGCACCCGGCTGATCGCCGTGATTGCCATGGCCTTCATGCTGTTCCCGTTGCTGACGGTGATCCCGGTGTCCTTCACCGCCAAGCGCTACCTGTCGATGCCCGAGGGCAACTGGTCGCTGCGCCACTACGAGGCATTGCTGAGCAACCCCGACTGGCTGTCGAGCATCGGCCAGAGCCTGGTCATCGCCACGGCCACCAGCCTGATCGCCACCTTGCTGGCGGTGAGTTTCAGCCTGGGCATCTGGTACCTGCGCTCCCGCCTGGCGACGCTGCTGATCGGCCTGGTGCTGCTGCCGATGGCGATCCCGCCGGTGATTTCGGCCCTGGTGCTGTACTTCATGGAGACCCGGCTGGGACAGATCGCTCCCGGCTGGGGCTATGACAGCCTGCCGGGGGTGGTGATCGCTCACGTGGTGATGGTGGTGCCCTATGGCGTGGTGACCATGCTGGTGGCGCTGAGCCAGGTGGACCGGCGCATCGAACTGGCTTCGCGCAACCTGGGCGCCAGCCTGATGCAGACCACCTTCCTGATGATACTGCCAAACCTGAAGCTGGGGATCTTCTCCACCGCGCTGCTGGGCTTCGCCCTGTCCTGGGAAGAGGTGGCAGTGACCTTGTTCATCACCAGCGTCGACGTCAACACCCTGCCCCGGCGGATCTGGAGCGGGCTGCGGGACAACGTCGACCCCAGCGTGGCGGCCATTTCCGTGCTACTGATCAGCCTGACCCTGCTGGTGCTCGTCGGTCGCCTGGCCTTGCAGTACTACGCCCAGCGCCGCGCCCGCTCCTGA
- a CDS encoding formate dehydrogenase subunit gamma — translation MPDETLHLSVIHTLLERHKDVPGALLPLLHQIQETLGYIPDLAIPEIAHGLNQSQAEVRGVISFYHDFRTAPPARHILRLCRAESCQSRGAEQLAAQLRERLQLDDHGSSADGRISLRPVYCLGACACSPALELDGQLHARLSAERLDALLDSCREDA, via the coding sequence ATGCCTGATGAAACGTTGCACCTGTCTGTGATCCACACCCTGCTGGAGCGCCACAAGGACGTTCCCGGGGCACTGTTGCCGCTGCTCCACCAGATCCAGGAAACCCTGGGTTACATCCCCGACCTGGCCATCCCCGAAATCGCCCATGGGCTCAACCAGAGCCAGGCCGAAGTGCGCGGAGTGATCAGCTTCTACCATGACTTTCGCACCGCGCCGCCAGCGCGGCACATCCTGCGCCTGTGCCGGGCCGAGTCCTGCCAGAGCCGTGGGGCCGAGCAACTGGCCGCGCAGCTGCGCGAACGCCTGCAATTGGATGACCACGGCAGCAGCGCCGATGGCCGCATCAGCCTGCGGCCGGTGTACTGCCTGGGGGCGTGCGCCTGCTCGCCGGCCCTGGAGCTGGACGGCCAGTTGCATGCCCGGCTCAGTGCCGAACGCCTGGATGCCCTGCTGGACAGCTGCCGGGAGGATGCATGA
- a CDS encoding formate dehydrogenase beta subunit, translating into MMANLYLSCDSLARAVGADPVADALLAQAGQRQLSLQLQRTSSRGLYWLEPLLEIDTPDGRLGFGPVSVADVPSLLDALQAEPAGHPLALGLVEQIPYLKSQQRLLFARAGITRPLSLEDYRAHGGFAGLERAIALGGEQTVATVLDSGLRGRGGAAFPAGIKWRTVRETPPQQKYVVCNADEGDSGTFADRMLMEGDPFLLIEGMAIAGIAVGASLGYIYVRSEYPQAVQTLRAALEIARDAGYLGVNVAGSGQPFDLEVRVGAGAYICGEETALLDSLEGKRGIVRAKPPIPALQGLFGQPTLVHNVLTLASVPLILARGAPFYRDYGMGRSLGTMPFQLAGNIRQGGLVERAFGLTLGELVHDYGGGTASGRPLKAAQVGGPLGAWVPPAQFDTPLDYEAFAAIGAMLGHGGVVVADDSLDLARMARFALQFCAEESCGKCTPCRIGSTRGVEVIDRLLAAPGTEERQHQALILKDLCDTLQYGSLCALGGMTSYPVASALKHFPADFGLQPSEADQ; encoded by the coding sequence ATGATGGCCAACCTCTATCTGTCCTGTGACTCCCTGGCCCGCGCCGTGGGTGCCGACCCAGTGGCCGACGCCCTCCTCGCCCAGGCCGGCCAGCGCCAGCTGTCGCTACAACTGCAACGCACCAGCTCCCGTGGCCTGTACTGGCTGGAGCCGCTGCTGGAAATCGACACCCCGGACGGGCGCCTGGGCTTCGGCCCGGTGAGCGTCGCCGACGTGCCGTCGCTGCTGGACGCCCTGCAAGCCGAGCCGGCCGGCCACCCCCTGGCCCTGGGCCTGGTGGAACAGATTCCCTACCTGAAGAGCCAGCAGCGCCTGCTGTTCGCTCGCGCCGGCATCACCCGGCCGTTGTCCCTGGAGGACTATCGGGCCCATGGCGGTTTCGCCGGCCTGGAACGCGCCATTGCCCTGGGCGGCGAACAGACCGTCGCCACGGTGCTCGACTCCGGCCTGCGCGGCCGGGGCGGCGCGGCCTTCCCCGCCGGGATCAAGTGGCGCACCGTGCGCGAGACCCCGCCGCAACAGAAGTACGTGGTATGCAACGCCGACGAGGGCGATTCCGGGACCTTCGCCGACCGCATGCTGATGGAAGGTGATCCCTTCCTGCTGATCGAGGGCATGGCCATCGCCGGCATCGCCGTCGGCGCCAGCCTTGGCTATATCTATGTGCGCTCGGAGTATCCACAGGCCGTACAGACCCTGCGCGCAGCCCTGGAGATCGCTCGGGATGCCGGCTACCTGGGGGTCAACGTCGCCGGTAGCGGCCAGCCCTTCGACCTGGAAGTACGGGTCGGCGCCGGGGCCTACATCTGCGGCGAGGAAACTGCACTGCTCGACTCCCTGGAAGGCAAGCGCGGGATCGTCCGCGCCAAGCCGCCGATCCCGGCGCTGCAAGGCCTGTTCGGCCAGCCGACCCTGGTGCACAACGTGCTGACCCTGGCCTCGGTGCCGCTGATCCTGGCCAGGGGCGCGCCGTTCTATCGCGACTACGGCATGGGCCGTTCCCTGGGCACCATGCCCTTCCAACTGGCGGGCAATATCCGCCAGGGCGGCCTGGTGGAACGGGCCTTCGGCCTGACCCTGGGCGAGCTGGTGCACGACTACGGCGGCGGCACCGCCAGCGGCAGGCCACTGAAAGCGGCCCAGGTCGGTGGCCCCCTTGGCGCCTGGGTGCCACCTGCACAGTTCGATACACCGCTGGACTACGAGGCCTTCGCCGCCATCGGCGCGATGCTCGGCCACGGCGGCGTGGTGGTGGCCGACGACAGCCTGGACCTGGCCCGCATGGCGCGCTTCGCCCTGCAGTTCTGTGCCGAGGAATCCTGCGGCAAGTGCACCCCGTGCCGCATCGGTTCGACCCGTGGCGTGGAGGTCATCGACCGTTTGCTCGCGGCCCCCGGAACCGAAGAACGCCAGCACCAGGCACTGATCCTCAAGGACCTGTGCGACACCCTGCAATACGGCTCGCTGTGCGCCCTGGGCGGCATGACGTCCTACCCGGTGGCCAGCGCCCTCAAGCACTTCCCTGCCGACTTCGGTCTGCAACCCTCGGAGGCCGACCAATGA
- the fdhF gene encoding formate dehydrogenase subunit alpha yields the protein MITLFDPAKDIDLNAVDLGTPARDSQVQVSLNIDGRSISVPQGTSVMRAAALLGTSIPKLCATDSLEAFGSCRMCLVEIDGMRGYPASCTTPVSEGMVVHTQTPKLSSLRRNVMELYISDHPLDCLTCSANGNCELQTVAGQVGLREVRYGYEGANHLSDQKDSSNPYFDYDPSKCIVCNRCVRACEETQGTFALTISGRGFESRVAAAGGDNFLDSECVSCGACVQACPTATLMEKSVVELGQPERAVITTCAYCGVGCSFRAEMKGDQLVRMVPDKNGHANHGHSCVKGRFAWGYATHPDRITKPMIRKHISDPWQEVSWDEAVTYAASELRRIQLKYGRDSIGGITSSRCTNEETYLVQKLVRAAFGNNNVDTCARVCHSPTGYGLKQTLGESAGTQSFDSVMQADVILVMGANPSDAHPVFGSQLKRRLREGARLIVIDPRRIDLVDSVHARAELHLALRPGTNVAMLNALAHVIVTEGLVDEAFVEARCEPEAFALWRAFVSREDNSPEVLGVICGVPAADIRAAARLYATGGNAAIYYGLGVTEHSQGSTSVMGIANLAMATGNIGREGVGVNPLRGQNNVQGSCDMGSFPHELPGYRHISNQTVRQEFEQAWNVTLQPDPGLRIPNMFEAALGGSFKGLYCQGEDIAQSDPNTQHVTAALSAMECVVVQDIFLNETAKFAHVFLPGASFLEKDGTFTNAERRISRVRKVMQPLGGKADWEGTLALAAALGYPMHYEHPSQIMDEIARLTPTFTGVSYAALDRQSSLQWPCNAQAPDGTPTMHIDEFVRGKGRFMLTGYVPTDEKVNGRYPLLLTTGRILSQYNVGAQTRRTENVAWHAEDRLEIHPTDAESRGIGEGDWVGIGSRAGQTVLRARVTERVAPGVVYTTFHFPESGANVITTDNSDWATNCPEYKVTAVEVSRVYHPSEWQKRYQAFSDEQQRLLHARDRSRGGKAEVRR from the coding sequence ATGATCACTCTCTTCGACCCCGCCAAGGACATCGACCTCAACGCCGTGGACCTGGGCACCCCGGCCCGCGACAGCCAGGTGCAGGTCAGCCTGAACATCGACGGGCGCAGCATCAGCGTGCCCCAGGGCACCTCGGTGATGCGCGCCGCGGCCCTGCTGGGCACCAGCATTCCCAAGCTCTGCGCCACCGACAGCCTGGAAGCCTTCGGCTCGTGCCGCATGTGCCTGGTGGAAATCGACGGCATGCGCGGCTACCCGGCCTCCTGCACCACCCCGGTCAGCGAAGGCATGGTGGTGCATACGCAAACGCCGAAGCTGTCGAGCCTGCGCCGCAACGTGATGGAGCTGTACATCTCCGACCACCCGCTGGACTGCCTGACCTGCTCGGCCAACGGCAACTGCGAGCTGCAGACCGTGGCCGGCCAGGTGGGCCTGCGCGAAGTGCGCTACGGCTATGAGGGCGCCAATCACTTGAGCGACCAGAAGGACAGCTCCAACCCCTACTTCGACTACGACCCGAGCAAGTGCATCGTCTGCAACCGCTGCGTGCGCGCCTGCGAGGAAACCCAGGGCACCTTCGCCCTGACCATCAGCGGCCGGGGTTTCGAATCCCGCGTGGCGGCGGCCGGCGGCGACAACTTCCTGGACTCCGAATGCGTGTCCTGCGGCGCCTGCGTGCAGGCCTGCCCCACCGCGACCCTGATGGAAAAGAGCGTGGTGGAACTGGGCCAGCCGGAGCGGGCAGTGATTACTACCTGCGCTTACTGCGGCGTGGGCTGTTCGTTCCGCGCCGAGATGAAGGGCGACCAACTGGTGCGCATGGTCCCGGACAAGAACGGCCACGCCAACCACGGCCACTCCTGCGTCAAGGGCCGCTTCGCCTGGGGGTATGCCACCCACCCGGACCGCATCACCAAGCCGATGATCCGCAAGCACATCAGCGACCCGTGGCAGGAAGTCAGCTGGGACGAGGCCGTGACCTACGCTGCCAGCGAGCTGCGGCGCATCCAGCTCAAGTACGGGCGCGACTCCATCGGCGGCATCACTTCCAGCCGCTGCACCAACGAGGAAACCTACCTGGTGCAGAAACTGGTGCGGGCCGCCTTCGGCAACAACAACGTCGACACTTGCGCCCGGGTCTGCCATTCCCCCACCGGCTATGGCCTGAAGCAGACCCTGGGGGAATCCGCCGGGACCCAGAGCTTCGATTCGGTGATGCAGGCCGACGTGATCCTGGTGATGGGCGCCAACCCCAGCGACGCCCACCCGGTGTTCGGCTCCCAGCTCAAGCGCCGCCTGCGTGAAGGGGCGCGGCTGATCGTCATCGACCCACGGCGCATCGACCTGGTGGACTCGGTCCATGCCCGCGCCGAGCTGCACCTGGCCCTGCGCCCGGGCACCAACGTGGCCATGCTCAACGCCCTGGCCCACGTGATCGTCACCGAGGGCCTGGTGGACGAGGCATTCGTCGAGGCCCGCTGCGAGCCCGAGGCCTTTGCCCTGTGGCGCGCCTTCGTCAGCCGTGAGGACAACTCGCCAGAGGTGCTGGGCGTGATCTGCGGCGTGCCCGCCGCCGACATCCGCGCCGCCGCCCGTCTGTACGCCACCGGTGGCAACGCGGCGATCTACTACGGCCTGGGCGTCACCGAGCACAGCCAGGGCAGCACCTCGGTGATGGGCATCGCCAACCTGGCCATGGCCACTGGCAACATCGGCCGCGAAGGGGTCGGGGTCAACCCGCTGCGGGGCCAGAACAACGTCCAGGGTTCCTGCGACATGGGCTCCTTCCCCCACGAGCTGCCGGGCTACCGGCACATCTCCAACCAGACCGTGCGCCAGGAGTTCGAGCAGGCCTGGAACGTCACCCTGCAACCCGACCCGGGCCTGCGCATTCCCAACATGTTCGAGGCGGCCCTGGGCGGCAGCTTCAAGGGCCTGTACTGCCAGGGCGAAGACATCGCCCAGAGCGACCCCAACACCCAGCACGTGACTGCCGCCCTGTCGGCCATGGAATGCGTGGTGGTGCAGGACATCTTCCTCAACGAAACCGCCAAGTTCGCCCACGTGTTCCTGCCGGGCGCCTCGTTCCTGGAAAAGGACGGCACCTTCACCAACGCCGAGCGCCGCATCTCGCGGGTTCGCAAGGTCATGCAGCCGCTGGGCGGCAAGGCCGACTGGGAGGGCACCCTGGCCCTGGCGGCGGCCCTGGGCTACCCGATGCACTACGAACATCCGTCGCAGATCATGGACGAGATCGCCCGCCTGACGCCGACCTTCACCGGCGTCAGCTACGCCGCCCTGGACCGCCAAAGCAGCCTGCAGTGGCCGTGCAACGCCCAGGCACCGGATGGTACGCCGACCATGCACATCGACGAGTTCGTGCGTGGCAAGGGGCGCTTCATGCTCACCGGCTACGTGCCCACCGACGAGAAGGTCAACGGCCGCTATCCGCTGCTGCTGACCACCGGGCGCATCCTCAGCCAGTACAACGTCGGCGCCCAGACCCGGCGCACCGAGAACGTCGCCTGGCACGCCGAGGACCGCCTGGAGATCCACCCCACCGACGCCGAGAGCCGGGGCATCGGCGAAGGCGACTGGGTGGGCATCGGCAGCCGCGCCGGGCAGACGGTGTTGCGGGCCCGGGTGACCGAGCGGGTGGCGCCGGGGGTGGTCTACACCACCTTCCACTTCCCCGAATCGGGCGCCAACGTGATCACCACCGACAACTCCGACTGGGCCACCAACTGTCCGGAGTACAAGGTCACGGCGGTGGAGGTCAGCCGGGTCTACCATCCGTCCGAATGGCAGAAGCGCTACCAGGCCTTCAGCGACGAACAGCAGCGCCTGCTGCACGCCCGCGACCGGTCCCGGGGCGGCAAGGCGGAGGTGCGCCGATGA
- a CDS encoding formate dehydrogenase subunit delta codes for MSTANLVKMANQIAAYFANEPDQAQAMLSVRNHMQLFWTPAMRQELLTWHQQQQQSELHPLVRQAIAAGQPT; via the coding sequence ATGAGCACCGCCAACCTGGTCAAGATGGCCAACCAGATCGCTGCGTACTTCGCCAACGAGCCGGATCAGGCCCAGGCCATGCTCAGCGTGCGCAACCACATGCAGCTGTTCTGGACCCCGGCCATGCGCCAGGAGCTGTTGACCTGGCACCAGCAGCAACAGCAGAGCGAGCTGCATCCGCTGGTGCGCCAGGCCATCGCTGCGGGTCAACCGACCTAG
- a CDS encoding amidase: MSVRNLALAGLLGLLGACSVKPVEPYSEPPLGTAVAQLRVITNGEVRGAAYAGCLPDSQRLAKAGRFVSGHRPNVNYPQFPEVPRQIDMLARFAPKLPDYPGAIRRGEGDYSEVVTEYRVPAGRPFLLDGGGVAAGGSVNTYRTCPQVQKVVVFEPGKSYEAYVGLNYIPVAGGEVEAMCVFTVYQLLPLSKPGASMPLALPTTQPAQQRCSGL, translated from the coding sequence ATGAGTGTCAGAAATCTCGCCCTGGCAGGGCTGTTGGGACTGCTTGGCGCATGCAGCGTCAAGCCGGTGGAACCCTATTCGGAGCCACCCCTGGGAACCGCGGTCGCGCAACTGCGGGTGATCACCAACGGTGAAGTCCGGGGCGCCGCCTATGCCGGTTGCCTCCCTGACAGTCAGCGGCTGGCCAAGGCCGGGCGGTTCGTCAGCGGCCACCGGCCGAACGTCAACTACCCGCAGTTCCCCGAGGTCCCACGGCAGATCGACATGCTGGCGCGGTTCGCCCCGAAGCTGCCGGATTACCCGGGGGCCATCCGCCGGGGCGAAGGTGACTACTCCGAGGTCGTCACCGAATACCGGGTGCCCGCCGGACGCCCGTTCCTGCTGGACGGTGGTGGTGTGGCGGCAGGGGGCTCCGTCAACACCTATCGCACCTGCCCGCAGGTGCAGAAGGTGGTGGTGTTCGAGCCGGGCAAGAGCTACGAAGCCTACGTCGGCCTGAACTACATTCCGGTGGCCGGCGGCGAAGTGGAGGCGATGTGTGTGTTCACCGTGTACCAGCTGCTGCCCCTGAGCAAACCGGGAGCCAGCATGCCTTTGGCGCTCCCGACCACTCAGCCGGCACAGCAACGCTGCTCCGGCCTGTGA